Proteins encoded within one genomic window of Abditibacteriota bacterium:
- a CDS encoding helix-turn-helix domain-containing protein — translation MNYKHLTIEERCCIRKYLLEGLSLRKIALLIGRSASTV, via the coding sequence ATGAACTATAAACATCTTACCATAGAAGAGAGGTGTTGTATACGGAAATATCTCTTAGAGGGGCTAAGTTTACGAAAAATTGCGCTATTAATTGGAAGAAGCGCTAGCACTGTT